In Pseudomonas saudiphocaensis, one DNA window encodes the following:
- a CDS encoding IclR family transcriptional regulator, translated as MRSTPREKGSSITRVLEIIEAVAAAKDPLTPTALAEKLDIPKASAHRLVQTLESEGFLQFGLRGGLLPGERLHATAVNILNSGRHKALRQAILRELSEEIGETCGLSVPDGLDMLYFDRVQTNWPLQINLPIGSHTPLWCTASGKLYLASLPPEQLERVLPRLQMQRLARNTLTDLSALRDDLARVREEDLSTDSEEFIDGMVACAVPVRDAQGRLVACLFSHAPVIRCSMEQLLGFVPRLRAAAKELEGIIGG; from the coding sequence ATGCGCAGTACCCCCCGCGAAAAAGGCTCTTCCATCACCCGCGTGCTGGAAATCATCGAGGCAGTGGCCGCAGCCAAAGACCCGCTGACGCCGACCGCACTGGCGGAAAAACTGGATATCCCCAAAGCCAGCGCACACCGGCTGGTGCAGACCCTGGAGAGCGAAGGCTTTCTGCAATTCGGCCTGCGCGGCGGGCTGCTGCCGGGCGAGCGTCTGCATGCCACGGCGGTAAACATCCTCAACAGTGGGCGGCACAAGGCGTTGCGCCAGGCGATCCTGCGCGAGCTTTCCGAAGAAATCGGCGAAACCTGCGGGCTGTCCGTCCCCGATGGGCTGGACATGCTCTATTTCGATCGGGTGCAGACCAACTGGCCGCTGCAGATCAACCTGCCCATCGGCAGCCATACGCCGCTCTGGTGCACCGCCAGCGGCAAGCTGTACCTCGCCTCGCTGCCACCCGAGCAGCTGGAGCGGGTGCTGCCGCGTCTGCAGATGCAGCGACTGGCCCGCAACACCCTCACCGATCTCAGCGCGCTGCGCGACGATCTTGCTCGCGTGCGCGAGGAGGACCTGAGCACCGACTCGGAAGAGTTCATCGACGGCATGGTCGCCTGCGCAGTGCCGGTGCGCGACGCCCAGGGGCGGTTGGTTGCCTGCCTGTTCAGCCACGCGCCGGTGATCCGCTGTTCGATGGAGCAATTGCTGGGCTTCGTGCCGCGCCTGCGGGCAGCGGCGAAGGAGCTGGAGGGGATCATCGGTGGGTAG
- a CDS encoding CoA-acylating methylmalonate-semialdehyde dehydrogenase has protein sequence MQTLGNLINNEAVAGRSERHATVYNPATGEPRLYVSLSSADETREAIAAAQAAFDSWSKTPPLVRARVMFRFKTLLEERRDEVARLITSEHGKVFSDAQGEVTRGLEVVEFACGIPHLLKGEFSSNVGRDIDSNSLMQPLGVCAGITPFNFPAMVPLWMLPVAIACGNTFVLKPSEKDPSATMLIGELLAEAGLPAGVLNIVNGDKEAVDVLLTDERVQSVSFVGSTPIAEYIYKTASAHGKRCQALGGAKNHMVVMPDADPQQVVSSLMGAAYGSAGERCMAISVAVCVGDEVADKLIGMLKNEIGQMRTGPGLGVEPEPHMGPLVTREHQQKVSGYIDLGVEEGATLVCDGRGFKKVEGYENGFYVGPTLFDRVTPQMRIYQEEIFGPVLAVVRVDSFDEALKLVNDHEYGNGTSIFTRDGDTARQFEENVQVGMVGVNVPIPVPMAFHCFGGWKRSVFGPLNMHGPDGVRFFTRMKTVTRRWPTGIRAGADFAMPTMK, from the coding sequence ATGCAGACCCTCGGCAACCTGATCAACAACGAGGCCGTCGCTGGCCGCTCCGAGCGCCACGCGACGGTATACAACCCGGCCACTGGCGAGCCACGCCTCTACGTTTCGCTGTCTTCGGCGGACGAAACCCGTGAAGCCATCGCCGCGGCGCAAGCGGCCTTCGACAGCTGGTCGAAGACGCCACCCCTGGTGCGTGCGCGGGTGATGTTCCGCTTCAAGACACTGCTCGAAGAGCGCCGCGACGAAGTGGCTCGGCTGATCACCAGCGAGCACGGCAAGGTCTTCTCCGACGCCCAGGGCGAAGTCACGCGCGGGCTGGAAGTGGTGGAGTTCGCCTGTGGCATTCCGCACCTGCTCAAGGGCGAGTTCTCGTCCAACGTCGGTCGAGACATCGACTCTAACTCGCTGATGCAGCCGCTGGGCGTGTGTGCCGGCATCACGCCGTTCAACTTCCCGGCCATGGTGCCGCTGTGGATGCTGCCGGTGGCCATCGCCTGCGGTAATACCTTCGTCCTCAAGCCGTCGGAGAAAGACCCGAGCGCGACCATGCTGATCGGCGAGTTGCTGGCCGAAGCCGGTTTGCCGGCCGGCGTATTGAATATCGTCAACGGCGACAAGGAAGCGGTGGACGTATTGCTGACCGACGAGCGCGTGCAGTCGGTGAGCTTCGTCGGCTCGACGCCGATTGCCGAGTACATCTACAAGACCGCCTCGGCCCACGGCAAGCGTTGCCAGGCGCTGGGCGGGGCGAAGAACCATATGGTGGTCATGCCCGACGCCGACCCGCAGCAGGTGGTCAGCTCGCTGATGGGCGCCGCTTACGGTTCGGCTGGCGAGCGCTGCATGGCCATTTCGGTGGCGGTCTGTGTCGGCGACGAGGTGGCGGACAAGCTGATCGGCATGCTCAAAAATGAAATTGGCCAGATGCGCACCGGTCCGGGATTGGGCGTCGAGCCTGAGCCGCACATGGGCCCGCTGGTCACCCGCGAGCATCAGCAGAAGGTCAGCGGCTACATCGATCTGGGCGTGGAAGAGGGCGCGACGCTGGTCTGCGACGGCCGTGGCTTCAAAAAAGTCGAGGGTTACGAGAACGGCTTCTATGTCGGCCCGACGCTGTTCGACCGGGTAACGCCGCAGATGCGCATCTACCAGGAAGAGATCTTCGGCCCGGTGCTTGCCGTGGTGCGTGTCGATTCCTTCGACGAGGCGCTGAAGCTGGTCAATGACCACGAATACGGCAACGGCACCTCGATCTTCACCCGCGACGGCGACACCGCGCGGCAATTCGAGGAAAACGTTCAGGTCGGCATGGTCGGTGTCAACGTGCCGATCCCGGTGCCCATGGCCTTCCATTGCTTTGGCGGCTGGAAGCGCTCGGTGTTCGGCCCACTGAACATGCACGGCCCGGACGGCGTGCGCTTCTTCACCCGAATGAAGACCGTCACCCGCCGCTGGCCAACGGGCATTCGTGCCGGTGCCGACTTTGCCATGCCGACGATGAAGTGA
- a CDS encoding YifB family Mg chelatase-like AAA ATPase, whose protein sequence is MSLAIVHSRAQVGVEAPPVTLEAHLANGLPSLTLVGLPETAVKESKDRVRSAILTSGFDFPARRITLNLAPADLPKDGGRFDLSIALGILAASAQIPADALEGIECLGELALSGSLRPVQGVLPAALAARAAGRALLVPRANAEEASLASGLTVYAAEHLLEVAAHFSGQTPIAAYQAQGLLRQVLPYPDLADVQGQLSAKRGLLIAAAGSHNLLFSGPPGTGKTLLASRLPGLLPPLEEQEALEVAAIQSVASQSPLEHWPQRPFRLPHHSASGPALVGGGSRPQPGEITLAHHGVLFLDELPEFDRKVLEVLREPLESGHIVIARARDRVRFPARFQLVAAMNPCPCGYLGDPSGRCRCTPDQIQRYRGKLSGPLLDRIDLHLTVAREATSLSAAPIASESSATVAALVARARCIQQERQGCANAFLDLTGLRSHCVLSAEDQQWLERACERLGLSLRAAHRILKVARTLADLEETPSIARQHLAEALQYRPGTQVS, encoded by the coding sequence ATGTCCCTGGCCATCGTCCACAGCCGCGCCCAGGTGGGTGTGGAAGCGCCACCCGTCACGCTTGAGGCTCATCTGGCCAACGGCCTGCCCTCCCTGACCCTGGTGGGCCTGCCGGAAACCGCCGTCAAGGAAAGCAAGGACCGCGTGCGCAGCGCCATCCTCACCTCCGGCTTCGATTTCCCCGCGCGGCGCATCACCCTCAATCTGGCCCCGGCCGATCTGCCCAAGGATGGTGGTCGCTTTGACCTGTCCATTGCTCTCGGCATTCTTGCCGCCAGCGCACAGATTCCCGCCGACGCCCTGGAGGGCATCGAATGCCTGGGTGAGCTGGCACTTTCCGGTTCCCTGCGCCCCGTGCAAGGCGTACTGCCAGCAGCCCTTGCAGCGCGTGCAGCAGGCCGGGCACTGCTGGTCCCGCGGGCCAATGCCGAAGAAGCCAGTCTTGCTTCAGGGCTGACCGTCTACGCCGCCGAGCACCTGCTGGAAGTTGCCGCGCATTTCAGCGGCCAGACACCCATCGCCGCCTACCAGGCCCAGGGATTATTGCGGCAGGTGCTGCCCTACCCCGATCTTGCCGATGTGCAAGGGCAGCTGTCGGCCAAGCGCGGCCTTTTGATTGCTGCAGCCGGTTCACACAATCTGCTTTTCAGCGGCCCTCCAGGCACCGGCAAAACACTGCTGGCCAGTCGTCTGCCCGGTCTGTTGCCACCACTGGAGGAGCAGGAGGCGCTGGAAGTCGCGGCAATCCAGTCCGTTGCCAGCCAATCACCACTGGAACACTGGCCGCAAAGGCCGTTTCGCCTGCCCCATCACAGTGCTTCGGGGCCGGCACTGGTGGGTGGAGGCAGCCGTCCACAACCGGGCGAGATCACATTGGCTCACCACGGCGTGCTGTTTTTGGACGAGCTGCCCGAGTTCGACCGCAAGGTGCTCGAGGTCTTGCGTGAGCCCCTGGAAAGCGGTCATATCGTGATCGCCCGCGCCCGTGATCGGGTGCGCTTCCCAGCACGCTTTCAGTTGGTTGCGGCGATGAACCCCTGCCCTTGCGGCTACCTTGGCGATCCCAGCGGTCGCTGCCGCTGCACGCCTGATCAGATCCAGCGCTATCGCGGCAAACTCTCGGGACCGTTGCTCGATCGCATCGATCTGCACCTGACCGTCGCTCGCGAGGCCACGTCCCTCAGCGCCGCGCCAATAGCGAGCGAAAGCAGCGCAACGGTCGCCGCCCTGGTAGCCCGCGCACGGTGCATCCAGCAGGAACGCCAAGGCTGCGCCAACGCTTTTCTGGACCTTACCGGCCTACGCAGCCACTGCGTACTGAGCGCCGAAGATCAACAATGGCTGGAACGCGCCTGCGAACGCCTGGGTCTATCGCTACGAGCCGCACACCGGATACTCAAGGTTGCACGAACCCTGGCCGATCTGGAGGAGACCCCGTCCATAGCCCGCCAGCATCTGGCCGAAGCTCTGCAATACCGTCCGGGAACTCAGGTCAGCTGA
- a CDS encoding iron-containing alcohol dehydrogenase — protein sequence MSHRIILPRLMEIGAGASQQLAAVLRGLGCSRPLIVTDRMMVELGYAGRLADQLEEAGIPSRCFAETEPEPTAASIDAGVQMVRDGDFDSIVALGGGSPIDSAKAIGILGKFGGEMRDYRFPRDVSEAGLPLIAIPTTAGTGSEATRFTIITDETSDEKMLCAGLGFMPVAALIDYELTLSLPPRVTADTGIDALTHAIEAYVSRKASLYSDTQALQAMRLIGPNLRTAFHEPRNLAAREAMMLGATLAGIAFSNASVALVHGMSRPIGAFFHVPHGLSNAMLLPAITAFSIPAAPERYADCARAMGVAGEGDSDEAANDKLLTELHALNQELQVPSPAQFGIARERFFELRETMAKQALASGSPGNNPRVPTEAEIIDLYETVWNQE from the coding sequence ATGAGTCATCGCATCATCCTGCCGCGCCTGATGGAAATCGGCGCCGGCGCCAGTCAGCAGCTCGCCGCCGTGCTACGCGGCCTGGGCTGCAGCCGACCCTTGATCGTCACCGACCGGATGATGGTCGAACTGGGCTACGCCGGCCGTCTGGCCGATCAACTGGAAGAGGCGGGCATTCCCAGCCGCTGCTTCGCCGAAACCGAGCCCGAACCCACCGCTGCCTCGATTGACGCCGGGGTGCAGATGGTTCGCGACGGCGATTTCGATTCCATCGTCGCCCTCGGCGGTGGCAGTCCCATCGACTCGGCCAAGGCCATCGGCATCCTTGGCAAGTTCGGTGGTGAGATGCGCGACTACCGCTTCCCTCGCGATGTCAGCGAAGCCGGTCTGCCGCTGATCGCCATCCCCACCACTGCCGGCACCGGGTCGGAGGCGACTCGCTTCACCATCATCACCGACGAGACCAGCGACGAGAAAATGCTCTGCGCAGGCCTCGGCTTCATGCCCGTCGCCGCGCTGATCGACTACGAGCTAACCCTATCGCTGCCGCCGCGGGTCACCGCCGACACCGGCATCGACGCCCTGACCCACGCCATCGAGGCTTATGTCAGCCGCAAGGCCAGCCTCTACAGCGACACCCAGGCGCTACAGGCCATGCGCCTGATCGGCCCCAACCTGCGCACTGCCTTCCACGAGCCGCGCAACCTGGCCGCGCGCGAAGCCATGATGCTCGGCGCGACGCTGGCCGGCATCGCCTTCTCCAACGCCTCGGTGGCGCTGGTACACGGCATGAGCCGGCCCATCGGGGCCTTCTTTCATGTGCCCCATGGGTTGTCCAACGCCATGCTGCTGCCGGCGATCACTGCCTTTTCCATCCCGGCCGCGCCCGAGCGCTACGCCGACTGCGCCCGGGCCATGGGCGTAGCGGGCGAGGGCGATAGTGATGAGGCCGCCAACGACAAGCTGCTGACCGAACTGCACGCGCTGAACCAGGAGCTGCAGGTGCCCAGCCCCGCGCAATTCGGCATTGCCCGCGAACGCTTCTTCGAGCTACGCGAAACCATGGCAAAGCAGGCGCTGGCCTCGGGCTCGCCGGGCAACAACCCGCGCGTGCCCACGGAAGCGGAAATCATCGACCTCTACGAAACCGTCTGGAACCAGGAGTGA
- a CDS encoding accessory factor UbiK family protein, translating to MFPPKALLDAIGSQASRLFNGETPLPNAEIEARFKSIVQSALSKLDVVSRDEFDSQMIVLARTRARLEALEAKVAELEEKLSPPATE from the coding sequence ATGTTCCCGCCCAAAGCCCTGCTCGACGCCATCGGTTCCCAGGCCTCACGCCTGTTCAATGGCGAAACGCCCCTGCCCAACGCCGAAATAGAAGCCCGCTTCAAGAGCATCGTGCAGAGCGCCTTGAGCAAGCTCGATGTCGTCAGCCGCGACGAGTTCGATAGCCAGATGATCGTTCTGGCACGCACCCGTGCACGTCTGGAAGCGCTGGAGGCCAAGGTCGCCGAGCTGGAAGAAAAACTCTCGCCGCCTGCAACCGAGTAA
- the gap gene encoding type I glyceraldehyde-3-phosphate dehydrogenase, translating into MLRIAINGYGRIGRAVLRALFERNLENQIRIEAINDLSDTRAMAHLTRFDSTFGRFHGQVDLHEDMLQIRGQSIRLLQERDPAQLPWKQLGVDVVLECTGRFKTRALAEQHLQAGAQRVFASHPLDGADLTVVYGVNHERLGDQQVISNASCTTNCLAPLAKVLHEAVGIRQGLLNTVHAYTNDQNLLDKAHKDLYRARAAAESMIPSTTGAAKAIGLVLPELAGRLDGLAVRVPTPNVSLVDLTFTAERAPGSVDAVNQILRDGAQKMPLGVMECNDLPLVSRDFFGHSTSCVADLSHTRVQGDLVKVLAWYDNEWAFSNRMLDVLLAWQPQGAS; encoded by the coding sequence ATGGTTATGGCCGTATTGGCCGAGCTGTATTGCGTGCACTGTTCGAACGAAATCTTGAAAACCAGATTCGTATCGAAGCGATCAATGACCTAAGTGACACAAGGGCGATGGCCCACCTGACCCGTTTCGACAGCACCTTCGGTCGCTTCCATGGTCAGGTCGATCTGCACGAAGACATGCTGCAGATCCGAGGCCAGTCGATCCGTTTGCTGCAGGAGCGCGACCCTGCGCAGCTGCCCTGGAAACAGCTGGGTGTCGACGTGGTGCTCGAATGCACCGGTAGGTTCAAGACCCGCGCGCTGGCCGAACAGCATCTGCAGGCCGGCGCCCAGCGGGTATTCGCCTCGCACCCGCTCGATGGCGCGGACCTGACCGTGGTCTATGGCGTCAACCACGAACGGCTGGGCGATCAGCAAGTAATTTCCAATGCCTCCTGTACCACCAACTGCCTGGCGCCGCTGGCCAAGGTGCTGCATGAGGCGGTCGGTATCCGCCAGGGCCTGCTCAACACCGTGCACGCTTACACCAACGACCAGAACCTGCTGGACAAGGCGCACAAGGATCTCTACCGCGCCCGTGCCGCGGCGGAATCCATGATTCCCTCGACCACCGGCGCGGCCAAGGCCATCGGCCTGGTATTGCCCGAGCTGGCCGGTCGCCTGGACGGCCTGGCGGTGCGGGTGCCGACGCCCAACGTCTCGCTGGTGGACCTGACCTTTACCGCCGAGCGGGCGCCGGGGAGTGTCGATGCGGTCAATCAGATCCTGCGCGACGGCGCTCAGAAAATGCCGCTCGGGGTGATGGAGTGCAACGACCTGCCGTTGGTCTCTCGGGACTTTTTCGGCCATTCGACCTCTTGCGTGGCTGACCTCAGCCATACGCGGGTGCAGGGTGATCTGGTCAAGGTGCTGGCCTGGTACGACAACGAATGGGCGTTCTCCAACCGCATGCTCGACGTACTGCTGGCCTGGCAGCCGCAGGGCGCCAGTTGA
- the rep gene encoding DNA helicase Rep has protein sequence MSRLNPRQQEAVNYVGGPMLVLAGAGSGKTSVITRKIAYLIQQCGIRAQYIVAVTFTNKAAREMKERVGSLLRGGEGRGLTVSTFHNLGLNIIRKEYAKLGYKPGFSIFDEGDIKALLTDIMQKEYAGDDGVDEIKNYIGSWKNDLVTPEEALSNARNPKEQTAAIVYTHYQRTLKAYNAVDFDDLIMQPVKLFQDHPEVLEKWRNKVRYMLVDEYQDTNASQYLLVKLLVQERAHFTVVGDDDQSIYAWRGARPENLMQLKEDFPSLKVVMLEQNYRSTSRILKCANVLISNNPHAFEKQLWSEMGHGDPIRVIRCRNEDAEAERVAMEILTLHLKTQRPYSDFAILYRGNYQAKLIELKLQHHQIPYRLSGGTSFFGRQEVKDLMSYFRLLVNPDDDNAFLRVINVPRREIGSTTLEKLGNYATARKISMYAACDEIGLGELMDSRFTDRLSRFKRYMDNLRQQCAQNDPIAALRSMVMDIDYETWVRSQTSSDKAADFRMSNVWFLIDALKNTLERDEEGEMTIEEAIAKLVLRDMLERQQEEEEGAEGVQMMTLHASKGLEFPYVFIMGMEEEILPHRSSIEADTIEEERRLAYVGITRARQNLAMTFAAKRKQYGEIIECMPSRFLDELPQEDLEWEGQEDAPVEVKAARGNDALAAMRAMLKR, from the coding sequence ATGTCCCGACTCAACCCCCGGCAGCAGGAAGCCGTGAACTACGTCGGCGGCCCCATGCTGGTGCTCGCCGGCGCCGGCTCCGGCAAAACCAGCGTGATCACCCGCAAGATCGCCTATCTGATCCAGCAATGCGGCATCCGCGCGCAATACATCGTGGCGGTGACCTTCACCAACAAGGCCGCGCGCGAGATGAAGGAGCGCGTGGGCAGCCTGTTGCGTGGAGGTGAAGGCCGCGGCTTGACCGTGTCGACCTTTCACAACCTGGGCTTGAACATCATCCGCAAGGAATACGCGAAGCTGGGCTACAAGCCGGGATTCTCGATTTTCGACGAAGGCGATATCAAGGCGCTGCTCACCGACATCATGCAGAAGGAATATGCCGGTGATGACGGCGTCGACGAGATCAAGAATTACATCGGCAGCTGGAAGAACGACCTGGTCACGCCCGAGGAAGCGCTGTCCAACGCACGCAACCCCAAGGAGCAGACTGCTGCCATCGTCTATACCCACTACCAGCGCACGCTCAAGGCGTACAACGCGGTGGATTTCGACGACCTGATCATGCAGCCGGTAAAGCTCTTCCAGGACCACCCCGAGGTGCTGGAGAAGTGGCGCAACAAGGTCCGCTATATGCTGGTGGACGAATACCAGGACACCAACGCCAGCCAGTACCTGCTGGTGAAACTGCTGGTGCAGGAACGCGCGCACTTCACCGTGGTGGGTGACGACGATCAGTCGATCTACGCCTGGCGCGGTGCGCGCCCGGAAAACCTGATGCAGCTGAAGGAGGACTTCCCGTCACTGAAGGTGGTGATGCTGGAGCAGAACTACCGTTCCACCAGCCGCATCCTCAAATGCGCCAACGTGCTGATTTCCAACAACCCCCACGCCTTCGAGAAGCAGCTGTGGTCCGAGATGGGCCATGGCGACCCGATCCGCGTGATCCGCTGCCGCAACGAGGACGCCGAGGCCGAGCGCGTGGCGATGGAAATCCTCACCCTGCACCTCAAGACCCAGCGGCCCTACAGCGATTTCGCCATCCTCTATCGCGGCAACTACCAGGCCAAGCTGATCGAGCTGAAGCTGCAGCACCACCAGATCCCCTATCGCCTGTCCGGCGGCACCAGCTTCTTCGGTCGCCAGGAAGTGAAGGACCTGATGAGCTACTTCCGCCTGCTGGTCAACCCGGACGACGACAACGCCTTTCTGCGGGTGATCAACGTGCCGCGCCGGGAGATCGGCTCGACCACGCTGGAAAAGCTCGGCAACTACGCCACCGCGCGCAAGATCTCCATGTATGCCGCCTGCGACGAGATCGGCCTCGGCGAGCTGATGGACAGCCGCTTCACCGACCGCCTGTCGCGCTTCAAGCGCTACATGGACAACCTGCGCCAGCAATGCGCACAGAACGACCCCATCGCCGCCCTACGCAGCATGGTCATGGACATTGACTACGAAACCTGGGTACGCAGCCAGACCTCCAGTGACAAGGCTGCGGATTTCCGCATGAGCAACGTCTGGTTCCTCATCGACGCGCTGAAGAACACCCTGGAGCGCGACGAGGAAGGCGAGATGACCATCGAGGAAGCCATCGCCAAGCTGGTGCTGCGCGACATGCTCGAACGCCAGCAGGAGGAAGAGGAAGGCGCCGAGGGCGTGCAGATGATGACCCTGCACGCAAGCAAGGGCCTGGAGTTTCCCTACGTGTTCATCATGGGCATGGAGGAGGAAATACTCCCGCACCGCTCCAGCATCGAGGCCGACACCATCGAGGAAGAGCGCCGCCTGGCCTACGTCGGCATCACCCGCGCGCGGCAGAACCTGGCCATGACCTTCGCCGCCAAGCGCAAGCAGTACGGTGAAATCATCGAATGCATGCCCAGCCGCTTCCTCGACGAGCTGCCTCAGGAAGATCTGGAATGGGAGGGCCAGGAAGACGCGCCGGTGGAAGTGAAAGCCGCACGCGGCAACGATGCCCTGGCGGCGATGCGGGCGATGTTGAAGCGCTGA
- a CDS encoding BCCT family transporter: protein MEAQKSSPSTINPPVFYGSAVLILALVIYSVAFSDHAQNLFGELQAWIIANVSWLYILAVAIILMMVVLLAFSRFGDIKLGPDHSQPDYNSLTWFAMLFSAGMGIGLMFFGVAEPVMHFLSPPVGEGGTAAAARDAMRITFFHWGLHAWAIYAIVAMILAYFSYRHGLPLTLRSALYPLIGERIYGPIGHAVDIFAIIGTVLGVATSLGLGVTQINTGLNHLYGLPISVPVQIVLIIATTSLATISVVTGLDKGVRRLSELNLTLGALLMLLVLIAGPTVFILQTFVQNTGNYFAQIITATFNLYAYEPNDWIGGWTLFYWGWWLAWSPFVGLFIARISRGRTIREFVAGVMLVPTAFTLLWMTVFGDTAIHMILWEHVTTLGEAIDRDSSLALFAFLEHFPFSSVLSLVAIIMVVVFFVTSADSGALVVDMLASGGEGATPVWQRVFWAGSMGLVAIALLLADGLTALQTATIASALPFTIALLCSMWGLLKALRLDATKQTLRYQAITTSPATPRAYSDWQRRLRNLMMFPRRAHVARFITEVVRPACEDVAVEMRKQGYDVTVSEGEDRRTRIEIVHEGEPDFIYEVRPRAYAMPSFVPGSDEDEPGERKYFRAEVHLKEGGQDYDVMGWSREGVIGDILDQYEKHMHYLHMVR, encoded by the coding sequence ATGGAGGCCCAAAAGTCTTCCCCTTCGACCATCAACCCACCGGTTTTCTACGGCTCGGCCGTTCTCATTCTGGCGCTGGTGATCTACAGCGTTGCATTCTCCGACCACGCCCAGAACCTGTTCGGCGAACTGCAGGCGTGGATCATCGCCAACGTTAGCTGGCTCTATATCCTGGCCGTCGCGATCATCCTGATGATGGTGGTGTTACTTGCCTTTAGTCGCTTCGGCGACATCAAGCTCGGCCCCGATCACAGCCAGCCCGACTACAACAGCCTGACCTGGTTCGCCATGCTGTTCTCCGCCGGCATGGGCATCGGCCTGATGTTTTTCGGCGTGGCCGAACCGGTGATGCACTTTCTCTCGCCGCCGGTGGGCGAAGGCGGCACGGCGGCGGCGGCACGCGACGCCATGCGTATCACTTTCTTCCATTGGGGCCTTCACGCCTGGGCGATCTACGCCATCGTGGCGATGATCCTGGCGTACTTCAGTTACCGACACGGCCTGCCACTGACCCTGCGTTCGGCGCTTTACCCGCTGATCGGCGAGCGCATTTACGGGCCCATCGGCCATGCCGTGGATATCTTCGCCATCATCGGCACGGTGCTGGGTGTGGCGACTTCTCTGGGGCTGGGGGTCACCCAGATCAACACCGGCCTCAACCACCTCTATGGCTTGCCGATTTCGGTTCCGGTGCAGATCGTACTGATCATCGCCACCACCTCGTTGGCCACCATTTCGGTGGTCACCGGGCTGGACAAAGGCGTGCGGCGCCTCTCCGAGCTGAACCTCACCCTTGGTGCGCTGCTGATGTTGCTGGTGCTGATTGCCGGGCCCACGGTGTTCATCCTGCAGACCTTCGTGCAGAACACCGGCAATTATTTCGCGCAGATCATCACCGCCACCTTCAACCTCTACGCCTACGAGCCCAATGACTGGATCGGTGGCTGGACCCTGTTCTACTGGGGCTGGTGGCTGGCCTGGTCGCCCTTCGTCGGCCTGTTCATCGCACGCATTTCCCGCGGCCGGACCATCCGCGAGTTCGTCGCCGGGGTGATGCTGGTGCCCACCGCCTTCACCCTGCTGTGGATGACCGTCTTTGGCGATACGGCGATTCACATGATTCTCTGGGAACACGTCACTACCCTGGGCGAGGCAATCGATCGTGACAGCTCGCTGGCCCTGTTCGCCTTCCTTGAGCACTTCCCCTTCTCGTCCGTGCTGTCGCTGGTCGCGATCATCATGGTGGTGGTGTTCTTCGTCACCTCGGCGGATTCCGGCGCACTGGTGGTGGACATGCTCGCCTCCGGCGGAGAGGGCGCCACGCCAGTCTGGCAGCGCGTGTTCTGGGCTGGCTCCATGGGGCTAGTCGCCATTGCCCTGCTGCTGGCCGATGGCCTGACCGCCCTGCAGACGGCGACCATCGCCAGCGCCCTGCCGTTCACCATCGCGCTGCTGTGTTCGATGTGGGGCCTGCTCAAGGCGCTACGACTGGATGCCACCAAACAGACCCTGCGCTACCAGGCCATCACTACCTCGCCCGCCACACCCCGTGCCTACAGCGACTGGCAGCGGCGCCTGCGCAACCTGATGATGTTCCCGCGTCGTGCCCATGTGGCACGCTTCATCACCGAAGTGGTGCGCCCGGCCTGCGAGGACGTTGCGGTGGAGATGCGCAAGCAGGGTTATGACGTCACCGTCAGCGAGGGCGAAGACCGCCGCACGCGCATCGAGATCGTCCACGAAGGCGAGCCCGACTTCATCTATGAAGTGCGCCCACGTGCTTACGCCATGCCCAGTTTCGTGCCCGGCAGCGACGAGGACGAACCGGGCGAGCGCAAGTACTTCCGCGCCGAGGTCCATCTCAAGGAAGGCGGCCAGGATTACGACGTGATGGGCTGGAGCCGAGAAGGCGTGATCGGCGATATCCTCGATCAGTACGAAAAGCACATGCATTACCTGCATATGGTGCGGTAA
- a CDS encoding cyclodeaminase/cyclohydrolase family protein, with translation MTETNRPGAGEQLWEMTLAQFRTACAERALPGCGAVAAVVADFGLALVVKALRVSEERESRAERGELLHSAQALLSRPGAFADDDVAVFQGYLDAEGDEARQAAARQACAVPLATARACNEALAIAEAAWPETVESLRCDVQGGALLIGAAVDAVLLNVEVDLEALESPSARQALLEMRDKLQSEARAYVNRIASKNV, from the coding sequence ATGACCGAGACGAATCGGCCCGGGGCCGGCGAGCAGCTGTGGGAGATGACCCTGGCGCAGTTCCGCACGGCCTGCGCCGAGCGTGCCTTGCCCGGTTGCGGCGCGGTCGCGGCGGTGGTGGCCGATTTCGGCCTGGCGCTGGTGGTCAAGGCGTTGCGGGTCAGCGAAGAGCGCGAATCTCGTGCCGAGCGAGGCGAGCTGCTGCACTCGGCCCAGGCGCTGCTCAGCAGGCCTGGCGCCTTTGCCGATGACGACGTGGCGGTGTTTCAGGGTTACCTGGATGCCGAAGGCGATGAAGCCCGGCAGGCCGCTGCCCGGCAGGCGTGCGCCGTGCCGCTGGCCACTGCCCGCGCCTGCAACGAGGCGCTGGCCATTGCCGAGGCGGCCTGGCCCGAGACGGTCGAGTCGCTGCGCTGCGATGTGCAGGGCGGCGCCTTGCTGATCGGCGCTGCGGTCGATGCGGTGCTGCTGAATGTCGAGGTTGATCTGGAGGCGCTCGAGAGCCCGAGCGCGCGTCAGGCGCTGCTCGAGATGCGGGACAAGCTGCAATCGGAAGCGCGTGCGTATGTGAATCGCATTGCCAGTAAAAACGTCTGA